Part of the Sulfobacillus acidophilus DSM 10332 genome, CAACAGGGGTACATTCATGCGGATACGTCGCGTCAACCAGGTACTGACATCCACGTCTTTCGGCAACACCGTGGAATAGCCCGGAAGAAGCAATACATCATCAAACGTTAACGCTTCCGGGCCAAATTTTTCTGCCGTGTTCACCACACGTCCTCCTTGAATTTTTGACAAGTCTATCATACCGTACCGAACCATGCCTAGTGTGGGTCCAACGCCACGCGTTGCGCCACTTGATAGACAGGTCCCGCTCCCATGGTGATAAAGGTGTCGCCGGGGGTCAAGAGGCTTTTCACCATCGGCACCGCCTCCCACATATCCGACACAAAATAGACCGGATGCTGTCGGGAGCGAATGGCGTCGGCGAGCTTCTCCCCAGTAATCCCGGCAATGGGCGCTTCCCCCGGCGGGGCATAAATTTCCGTCAAAATCAAAATGTCCGCGTCCTGAAACGCCTCCACAAAGGCGTCCCACAAATTTTGGGTGCGGACATACCGCTGGGGCTGAAAGAGCGCAACTACGCGACCCCGGGTCACTTGGCGGGCGGCTTTTAGGGTTGCCCGAATTTCGGTCGGATGATGGGCGTAATCATCGACCACCAAAAAAGGGGTCTCGGCGAGAATTTGAAACCGCCGGGCGGCATTATGAAAATGTTCGAGACTCGCCAGTCCGGTGTCCCAAGGAATCCCCAAATGATGTCCGACCGCCAACGCCGCGAGACTATTAACCACGTTGTGCACGCCGGGAACCACGAGACGTAATTCGCCGACCGATCGCCCGCCCCACACCACTTCCGCTCTCGTTTCGCCCACTCGCGGTTCAACCCGAATCGCGCGCAAATCGGCCGTGTCGGCAAGCCCGTAGGTGACGGCAGGACGGGACAAGTCGGCGACCAAGCGGGCCAATACCGGGTTATCGATCCCGATTACGGCCAACCCGTGATCCGGCACCCGTGATAGATAGGTGTGAAAAGCCTCAACCAATCGGTCAAAACGATTCTCAAAATGGTCCAAATGCTCGGGTTCAATATTTGTGGCCACTGCAATATCCGGATGATAGCGTAAAAACGTGCCGTCACTTTCGTCCGCTTCGGCCACCGCCCAAACCGAATGGCCGACGCGCAGATTTCCTTCAAATTCGCCCACCTCGCCCCCGACAAAAACCGTCGGATCCAGCCCGGCATCGGCCAACAAATGACCGATCATGGTGGTGGTCGTCGTCTTGCCGTGGGTTCCGCTGACTGTAATCGTCCGGTACTGATCCAAAATCTCGGCCAGCACTTCGGAACGATGCACCAAGGGAATCCCTTGGGCTTCCGCCCAAGCCCGCTCAGGATTATCCGGTCGGACATCCGTATTGTAGACAACCCGTTCGGCTCCGGCCACATGACGGGCCGCATGACCGTAATAGACGGGGATTCCGACACGTTCCAACCGTTCCGTGCGAGACGACGGGTTCATATCCGATCCGGTCACGCGATGGCCTTTTTGATGCATCCAAAGAGCCAGCCCCGACATGCTGTAGCCCCCGACCCCGATAAAATGCACATGTGCCATTGACTCACCCCATTGCCCTGGTTATGGTAGCCTACGCGATTGCAGAGGCTTTTATCAATTGGGGCCCGAGGTTACTGAAAGTGCCAGCCGACCGATAACCAACGTTGCACGTAACTTTGGGAAGCCGCCACAATTTTGGCCCGTTCGTCCTCGGTCACCGACCTCACCCGTTTGCCGGGACGCCCCAAAACTAAGGAACCGGGGGCAATCACCGCTCCTTCCGGAATTAACGTCCCCGCGCCGATAATGCTATGGTCGCCAATCACGGCGCCATTCATGATAATACTGCCCATCCCAATCAGGACCCGGCTCTCGACCCGTGCCCCATGAATAATGGCCCCGTGACCAACCGTCACCTCGTCGCCAATCGTCACCGGAAATCCGGGATCGGCGTGGATCACCACGTTATCTTGGATATTCGTGCGGGCCCCGATCTCAATCCGTTCCAAATCGCCCCGAATGACGGCATTAAACCATACGGACGCATGCGGGCCGAGAGCGACTCGGCCAATCACATAGGATCCCGGAGCCAAAAATACCGGAGGATCAACCACCGGCGATTGGTCCTCATAGTCTAACAGCATGTCCCACTCTCCTCTCCCCTCGCTCCCGCCATAGCCTCCCGTAACGGCCACGGCGTTTGAGGCCCCTCTTCCCGACCTAAACGCTCGCCTTTTGTGAGCCGGTAATACCCCAACGCGGCCACCATCGCCCCGTTGTCGGTGCACAGTTCCACAGGCGGCACATGCAAGGTCACTTGTCGACGAGAGGCCCAATCCCCTAATTTTTCCCTTACCCGCCGATTGGCCGACACTCCCCCGGCCAAATAGAGGTGAGCGACGGGATATTTTTCGTACGCGCGCTCGATATTGCGCGTTAGCGCTTCGGCCACCGCCTCTTGCAACGCGAACGCCAGTTCCGGTGCGCGATCGGGCACATCGGCGGCCAATTGCCGAAGACGCGTTTTCACCCCGCTAAAGCTGAAATTCAGCGAATCGGCCCCCAGTCGGGCGACCGGCAAGGTAATCGACCGGTCGGGACGGGCTTGGTCGGCTAACCGCTCAATAGCCGGGCCCCCCGGATAGGGCAAGCCCAAAATCCGCGCCCCTTTATCGAACGCCTCGCCCGCCGCGTCATCTAAGGTTTCGCCCAATACCGCCAATTGGCCGTGATCGGTCCAATAGGCCAGCGTGGTATGACCGCCCGACACGATCAGCGCCAGCGCCGGAAATTGAATGGGGGCAATCAGCGCGTTGGCATAAAGGTGGGCTTCCAAATGATGCACCCCGACCACCGGCCGGTTAAGGGCAGACCCGACCGATTTGGCAAAGGTGACACCGACCAATAAGGCGCCGATGAGGCCCGGTCCCCGGGTCACCGCCACCCCGTCGACATCCTGCCAGTCCATGCCGGCGGCGTGAAGGGCATCCCGCACGGTCGGCAAAATCGACAGCACATGCTCCCGGGCGGCCACTTCCGGCACGACGCCGCCAAATTTTTGTTGGATGGCCGCCGACGATGATCTTAACGAGCTTATCAGGTGCCGACCATTTTCCACCACGGCGGCCGCCGTGTCGTCACAGGATGTCTCAATTCCCAAAATGCGCATAAATCTCTCCTCATGGGCCACAGTAAGCAAAAAGGGGTGTTTGGTTTGGCTCTCGTTATTGGGTACGGTACCCTGTTGTTTCTGGTCTATGCGGCCCCGGCGTTGCTCACCTTATCCCCTCTGACCTACGGACGGGTTATGTCGTTAGCTCACTTTGTGGTGTTTTTAGTCAGTATCGTCGGGTTCGTCGGACTCGGACATGCCTTGGCCCGACGCGGCCGACCGCGTTTTTGGGTCGGGGTCGGTTTGGGCGGCCTCATCGGCGCCCTAGGGACCGCTGTCACCCAGTATGTCTCGCATCTGCCGCAAGCCGAAACCGCCTTTATCCAACAACTGCACGGAGTTCCCCGGGAAGCCGCCGTCACCATGCTCCACCTGCACCTGGTGACCTCCATCATCCTGTCGATCCTCATGAATGCCGTCATTTGGGCGTTCGTCGGCGGACTGGCCACCTGGTGGGGCGGGCTCGTCGTGCGGCGTCCGACACCCGATCAGCCGACCGCCGAACAGGACCGGTCGGCCGGCTAGAGCGGATCCTTCCACATGATAAACGCATCTTCCCGAGGATCGGTATAGTACCCGCGTCGGACCCCTAATTGAATAAAGCCCAGTTTCTGATAGAGATTTTGGGCCACCAAATTGGACCGGCGGACCTCCAACGTCATCCGGTGCGCCCCCAGACTTTTCGCCCGATCCATTAACCCCACCATCATGCGTTCCCCTAAATGGTGGCCGCGAAAGTCGGGATGAACCGCCACGTTGGTAACATGCGCCTCATCTAAAATAATCCACATGCCCCCATACGCCACTACCCGTCCATGAAAATCCAGTACCAGGTAGGTGGCGAAATTATTCTCCATCAGTTCCGAATGAAACGCATTACGTGACCAGGGGGTAGGAAAAGATCGACTTTCAATGGCCATCACCGCATCCAAATCCGACAGATACATATCCCGGACGACAACCACCGATTCGGGACCGTCATTTATGACCGCCATAATTCACCTCGCTAGACACTGGCCGCCGGCGGCCGAAGGTAAGCGGGCGCCAAGGTCAGCGGATCGTCACTCTCTCCCCATTGTACTGCCGGCCAGGCCGTCAATGCTACTTGGCCGCCGGAAAGAATCGCCTGCCCGGGGCGTGCCTGTCGCCCGATGCGGCTCAGCCACTGCGCGTCTTCCGCGGCCGGGCCTAAGACCACCACCTCCCGCGTCAGCGGAAATCCCTCCGGCAACGCGCCGTTGATCGCGGTATCCGGTATTAAAGGCTCCGGCCCGCTCGGTCCGACCCAATAGTATCCTAAATAGAAGGCCGAACCCCGTCGTTCGCTGGTCACCACCACATAGGCGGGGGGAGCTACACCGCGAGCCCACGCCGCCAACGAGGACACCCCTTTAACCGGAACACCCCAAATGGCGGCATAAGCCTTGGCTGCCGTGACCGCCACCCGCACGCCGGTAAACGATCCCGGTCCCACGCCCACGGCCAAACCGTCGGGCCGACCGAACTCCCGCACCAGCTGATCGATCCACGACACTAAATGAGTGCCGGCCAACCGTGGCCGCGCCCAGGTGATATCCGCCACGACACGTCCGTCGTCAATTAATCCGACGGATAACGACGGACCGGACGCGTCCCACCCGAGAACCTTATATCCCAATCGTCATCTCTCCTCCTGCCGGTTCTGTCGGCGCAGGGCTTCGACGAAAGGGCGACCCCACGCCTGCACGATAAATTGCCGGGTCCCGTCCGGCCGCACGTCAATCGTGCATTCCACCCGCTCCGGATACTGGTCTTGAATCGCCTCTCCCCACTCGACGACCAAAACGGTCCCCGGGGTGTGGAAAGCCGGCAGATCCAACGCCCACACATCGGTCGCCTGCTCGATCCGATATAAATCCGCATGAACAATGTCCAGGCCCGGAATCCGATAGGCGTGGACCAAATCAAACGTCGGCGACTTGACGGGTTCCATGACGCCTAAGTTGCGTAAAAGGCTTTGGGCCAAGGTGGTTTTGCCCGCGCCCAGATCACCCTTTAGCAATAAGACGCCGCCCTCGCGCAAAATCTCGGCCAACCGGGCCGCGATCCGTTCGGTATCGGCCAGGTCTCGGGCGGTCCACTCAACGGTTAAAGTGGTCGAAGGCGCGTCGGCCATCCCACTCTACCTCCTCACCGCCCAACTGCCAGCGAATGCCCGGCTCGTCGGTGACCCGTCCGATATCCGTAACCGGCACCCCCACGTGATTAGCCGCTTCCAAGACATTCGGCAACCGCGACCCGGGTACCGCCATTAAGAGCTCGTAATCCTCCCCACCGTAGAGCGCGAATTCTTCGACCGATACGCCGTAAATGCGGGCCACCTCCCGTGTGGCCTGATCAATAGGCAACCGATCAATTTGGATCTCGGCGCCAATCCCTCCGAAGCGGGTCAATTCCTCGACCTCGGCCTCGAGCCCGTCAGAAATATCGGTCATGGCATGAACAAACGGCGCCACGGCCTGGCCGAGTTCAACGCGAGGGGTCGGTGTCAGGTGCGCGACCAAGACACTGCGTTCGGTAATATTATTGCCGGGCCAATGGCCCCCGTGGCTGAGCAGTTGATACCCGGCATAACTCGCGCCCAGTCGCCCGGACACCAATAAATGATCGCCGGGTCGCGCCCCCATCCGCCGAATCGGGCCGCTGGCCCCGGGACGTCCTAAAATCGTCACATCGAGAACCAGCCGATCCGGAGAGCCTACCGTGTCGCCGCCGATAATATAGGCGCCGTACCGATCCAGGGTGCGTGTCAAGCCGCGGATTAAATCCTCCACGACTTCGACCCGCAAATTGGCCGGCAAAGCGAGACTGGTCAGAACCGCCGCCGGGATGCCCCCCATCGCGGCAATATCACTTAAATTGACCGCCGCCGCCTTGGCCCCCACCTGCTCCGGCGTCGACCAGTCCCAGCGAAAGTGAATTTCTTCCACCAACATATCCTGACTGATTAACCATCCGGCCGGATCCCCGGGAACCACCGCCGCATCATCGCCAATCCCCACAAATCCTGGCGCCGGAGTTGGCTGCATCCGGTGAATCATGGCAATCAGGCCCCGCTCTCCGACCTCTCGAATCAGCACGGTGTCCCCTCCTTCGTACTGAAAGGCATCTTAACAAAATTTGTCCACTCTGGCATCCGGTCCGGTCAACCGAACATGATACAATAATGCGGAATTGAGCGGTTCACCGAGTGGGAGGCGACACCATGACGTTTCAACGGATGTCACACGAATGGCGGGGCTATCGGCTCAGCTGGTGGGAAGCGGGCTCGGGATCCCGCCGGATCGTTTTGTTACACGGAGGCGGCGGTACCGGGAAAGCCTGGGCCCATCAACTCACCTATCTGAGCCAATTGGGCTATCACGTCATAGCCCCCGATATGCCGGGATTCGGCCAGTCGGATTGGCTGGAGGGGGTCACGCGGGTCGACCAGTTAGGCCCGGCACTCGCCGACTGGTTTTTCGACCAAGGATGGACATCTTTTGTTCTCGGCGGCAATTCCATGGGCGGGCGCGTCGCCCTGTCGTTGGCCTCTCATCACCCCGAACCGGTCGAGGGCCTGATTATTTTGGATTCCGTCGGCGTCCGGTTACCCGACGTGCCCATCCTCAATCCCTTAAGTTTACCCCCGCAGCAATTCATGTCGGGATTGGTCCACGACCCCTCCCGTTACAAAACGGCAACGCCGTACCGCACCTTAGAAGACGCCCAAGAACTCAATCGCGGGCGCCAGTCGTTTGCCCGCTATCTGGGCGAGGAAGGGATTACCGCCGATCCCACGCTGGATCTCAGCCGTCTCACCATGCCCAGTCTCTTAATTTGGGGCCGTCACGATCGGATTGTGCCGTTGGCCTATGGGCAGGCGCTCAGGCAAGCCTTACCGGATGCAGAACTCCTGGTCATCGAGGATTGCGGTCATTTACCGCATATCGAAACCCCCGAACTCACCAATCAAGCCATCCACGACTTTCTCACCCGACGGATCTGGCCACATTAAGGTCCGCCGGCGGGATCCGGATAGAGGGTAAAAGGGGGTTCAATCGTCAGGACATCCGTGACCCGGTTGTTGTCGTCCACAAACACCAATTTCGGATAATAACGGTCCAGTTCCTCGGCCGATACCTGGCGGTACCCGATAATAATCACCCGATCGTCTGGATGGAACAACCGGGCCGGCGGCCCATTCAGACAAATATCGCCCCGCCCGCGCGGCCCTTCAATAATATAGGTGTGCCAAAGCGCCCCCGTCGCCAAATTCGAAATTTGCACCATTTCATAGGGCATCAAGCCCGATGCGTCCAATAAATCGCGATCGATGGTTACCGACCCGACATAATTTAAATCGGCCTCCGTCACCCGGGCGCGATGAATTTTTGCCGCCAGCATGCGATAGTACATCCGATTCCCTCCGCGAAGCGCCGTGATTTCGTGCTTAGCATCCACGAAATCCGCCGAGCTCATGCATTCCCGAAGAGGTTACCAGCCACTGCCGGAACTGCCGGCCAGGGGCGGTAAGGACGGCGTCGCCACGAACCAGAGGCCTTGCACCCCCTGCCCGTGGAGTTCATGCGGCCCAAAATCGCCGCGATAGGTATATAAAAGATGGCCGTTATATTCGACCTGACCGCGAAAGAGACTGAAATGGCCCGGGACGCCTGCCACCGCCGCCGGTGCGGCCGAGGCTTTCAACGGCAGCCAAAGCGCTTGACAGGCACCCGTACACGCTTGTCGATCCGGTTGATCGGACACAAAATAATATAGGGTATCGCCGGCGCGATTGACCAAAATCGTCTCCGGTTTACCCGAAACCGTTACGGTTGCCACCTCGACCAGAGGCTCGGATTTGGCGGCGGAGGAGGCCGTCGCCCGGGGAGTGGCGGATCCGCACCCCGTCATCGTCACCACGGCCAAGAAAAGCATGCTCACGGTCCATTTGGGGATAGGCATCGTTATCACCTCTCCCATATTATCGACTATTTTTTATTATCTGACCATTGTTAGAAATGGGCCCGAAGCCGGATCCGTACTCACGCCCATCTCTCTCAAAAAGGCCGCCAACCGGTCTAAATGATCCCGATATTGCGGCCAAAACGCCCGTCGGTAAATCAAATAAGCCGGATGGTAAAGCGCCACCGCCCACCGGCTTTCCGCCAACGGGAACGGCGCGCCTGCCGTGACGTCTTTCCACGAACCCCCGGTCAGGCTCTCCCAGGCTGTCCGGCCGAAAGTGACAATCACTTGGGGATTAACCGTCCGCACATCGTCCATCAGCCAGGGACGACACGCGATGACCTCGTCCGGCAACGGCGGACGATTTTTCCGGCCATCGTCGGTGGGGCGGCAGCGGACCGCATTGGCCAACCAAATCGTGTCACGCGAGAGCCCCAGATACTCCAACACCTGGTCAAAAATCTTGCCGGCCGCCCCTTGAAATCCGTAGCCCGTGCGATCCTCGTCGCGACCCGGCGCTTCCCCTACCATCATGACGGTAGCCTGGGGATTTCCCCGGCCCACGACCACCTGCGTTCGGCGGTCGGCCAAGCGACAGCGTCGACACTCTCGTTGCGGGTCTGTCATGCTCCCGCCCCCCCTTGGCAGGCGGGACAGACACCCGACCAGATAATGCTGCGCTTGAGGATAGCCCATCCCGCGGAACTCGGGGCATCGGGCTCAAAGGCGGCCGCCGGCACATCTTGAAACGCGCCGCAACGCACACAATACATATGATCATGATGGTGCCGGTTGGCATCGTAAAAACGACGCCCGCGATTTTCCACCACCGAAATCATCCCCACCTCCGCCAAGCGATCTAACGTGTTATACACGGTCGCCAGGCTAAGGGCAGGGAGGCGGCGCGCCACATACCGGTAAACCTCGTCGGCATCCGGATGGGATAACCGATAAACCGCTTCAAGGACAGCCAATCGCTGGGGCGTGGCCCGAAGTCCATGATGACGCAAAAGATCCGCCAACTGGTCGACTGCCATCGATTGAGAATCGCTCAACTCTTAGACGGCGCTGATGCGCCTCCCTCCTTTACCTGGCTTCACCGCGTCCGCTAACTCTCCAGCAAATCGGCCACCAACGAGGCTACCGTTGTGGGCGCAAGCGGGGTACGATAGGAATATGCGGGATGGGTGGTCACCAGCTCCGCCCGATCCGTTTCCGCTAATGCCTGCCGCTGGGCCGGCGTAAACCGGAACGTCAAGTAATGCACGGTGCTGGTTTTTTCTTCCGTAGACCGCCCTAACTCCGCCTCGGCATGAACTTTCTGGTCCCCGAAGGTGAGCCAGACGGTTTCTTCCAACCCGCTTAATTCCTTTAAGATCGCCGGCATGTCGTCCTGTTGGACCAACTCGATTAATAGCGTGGCGCCGATTGCCAACCCTTCCGGCAACAAATCGTTATAGACGTCGATTTCTTGTTGCACCAACGCCGGATCGACGATATGCTCAATGCGGCACATTTCTTGAATCTGAAACTTCATGGTCTCGCGGTTTTCAAAAACGACCGATACGCGAGGCCCGATGCCGACGCGGCGCACCTTTTTCAAAGCAATCACCTGCCGCCGGATGTGATCGCGGGCGCGTTCGTAATCGCGGATATCCATGATATCGGATAACGTCAACGGTTTCATTGGCTCGCCTCCCCTCTCAGTTATTCCCCTCTGACGAAAGCCCATAAGCCCGGGCCAGCAACTCGACCGGATGCTTGGGCACTTCATCGGTTACCGTCTCAATCTGTAAACCGGCCAAGGCACAGTCGGAACACGCATGGGTATCGTGAGCCTGCCGGAATTTTTCCGTCAGTTTGGCCGAGACTTTCAAGGACTCTTCGTAATAGGTATGCTTAAGTCCCCAGGTCCCGTCAATCCCGGCACACCGGTCGACGACGTCCACCCGCGTACCGTCCACCGCTTCCAATAAATCTTTGGCGGCTCGCTTGAGTCCTTGCGATTTGGTGTGACACGAGAGGTGGTAGGTCACCGGGCCTAATGACGACTGGAAATCTTTCTGAAGTTGTCCCTTCCGCATTTTGTCGGCGAGATATTCCGTGATATCCTGCGTCATCGATGCCACGATCTGCGCGTCCTCGGTTCCGACCAACGTGGCGTAATCCCGTTTGATTAATAACGCGCATGTGGGTTGGAGCGCCAAGATGGGTTTGCCGGCCTTGGCATACGGAGCTAACAGGGCCACATTCTGTTTGGCCCGTCGAATGGCGCCCTCGACATCCCCGCCATCCAACGCCGGCATGCCACAACAAACCTGTCCCTCGGGCACGGTCGCCGTCAGTTGGTTATGCGCCAATACCGCTAAGGCCGCTTGGCCAATCCCCGGCTCATGGTACTCCACCGTGCACGTGGAAAAGATGACCGCATCAACCGCCTCGGGCTGGACCGCATTGGCGGCCCGCTTTTTTACCCAGTCGGAAAACCGCACCGGCGCAAACCGCGGGAGATGCCGTCGGTGGTCAATTCCGTAGACGCGTTCCATCCAGCGGCGAAGAACGGGGTTCTTGACGGACCAGTTTGCCAGTTTAGGGGCGAGGTGGCCCATTTGCCCGACCTGTTCGGGGTTGCCCAAAAATCGATCGGTCCGGCTAATCCCATGCTTCTTGGCTCGAATAGCCTTCGAACGCAACATGAGACGGGGAAAGTCGAGATCGAAGCGATGAGGGGGGACATAGGGACACTTGATAAAGCACAAATTGCATTGATAGCACAAATCGGCGACGCGGGCGATTTCCGTTTCGGTAATCTTTTGGGCGTCGTCATCGTGCCCTTCGACCGCTTCAAAGAGGACAGGAAAAGATGGACACAAATTATAACAAAGACGACATCCGTTACAAATGTCGAATGCTTGCACCATGTCCTGGTGCAGCGCCGTTTCGTCCCAATAGGCGGGGTGATGCGGATTATATTCCATGAAACCTCCTCCGGGATAATAGGGAAAGGGGGGCAGAGCCCCCCACCGATTTACTCCGCCAAATTCTCGAGCCCTTTAGAGAAGCGGCCGGCGTGGCTCTTCTCCGCCCGCGCCAAGGTTTCGAACCATTCCGCGATTTCGTCAAATCCTTCTTCCCGCGCCGTTTTGGCAAAGCCCGGGTACATTTGGGTATATTCGTATGTTTCCCCTTCAATCGCACTCTTCAAGTTTTGTTCCGTGCTGCCCACCGGCACCCCGGTCACCGGGTCGCCCACTTCCTCCAAAAACTCGAAATGCCCAAAGGCGTGTCCCGTTTCGCCTTCGGCGACATCGCGGAACAATCCGGCAATTTCCGGCCGCCCTTCAATATCCGCCTTTTGAGCAAAATAAAGATACCGGCGGTTAGCTTGGGACTCCCCGGCAAACGCTTCTTTCAGGTTTTCGTGGGTCTTGCTGCCACGCAGTTCCATCAGAAACCCTCCTACTATATATTTTAGGCAATGTTACCTAATAATCATTCTAATGTAATACCATATCTCCGACAACCCCCTGCGAAAAATAATCGTCCCAGAAATCCCGGGTATCGGATTTAGACCCTATCCCCGCTCCCACACCGGTCGGCCGGCAATCCACACCGTGTGTGCCTTGGCCGTCAGATGCGTGAGAGGGTTGTCCGACCATAATACGATATCCGCTTCCCGTCCGACTTGGAGGGAACCTACGCGATCCGCGATGCCCAAAATCTTCGCCGGATTTCCCGTCACCGCCGCCAATGCCTGATCCGGATCCATCCCCTCCCGGACAGCCAGACCGGCATATAATGCTAAATACTCGGCCGGCACCACCGGATGGTCGGAGGCTATCGCGGTCAGAATCCCGGCCCGCGCCAAGGCGACCGGGGTCCAAAAGCCCTTCTGGCGGAGCTCCGCTTTGCTCCGGGCAGCAAACGACGGCCCCGTGACAACGGGCACGTCCGCGCGTTTCAGTTCATCGATAATCAAATGGGCCTCCGTACCATGATCGATAACCGTCCGCACTTTATACGGCGCCACCACCCGCAAGGCGGTAAGAATATCGTCGGCCCGATGGGCATGAATCCGTAACGGAATATCCCGACGGATCACCAAACCGAGCGCCTCCAGTTTGGGATCATACTGCTTCCAGTCGAGCGGAGGATCGTTTTGATACCGGCGCGCACGCTCCAACCATTCCCGTAAGACAGCCGCCACCCCGGGCCGAGACGCCGGCCGCCGTTTTTGTCCGCCGTGAATCCGAATCGGATTTTCCCCCAAAGCCGCTTTCATCCCGGCCGCCTGCACCATCAGCATAGATTCGACGGTCTCGCCGGCCAAATGCAGCACGGAACCGATCCCGCCAATCACATTGGCGGATCCGATGGTAATAAACGCGGCCGTTACGCCGGCCGCCAACGCTTCCCCAATCGCCGGATCGCGGGGATTGACCCCGTCAATCGCCCGCAGATCTGCCGTCACCGCGTCGGTGGGCTCGTTGACATCCTGATGGGCTGGGCCTTCCCCGCTCGTCGTGATGCCCAGGTGACTATGGGCATCAATCAATCCCGGAAGACACCAAGCGCCCCGCGCGTCAATCGCCGGCACTCCCGCCGGAGGCTGATAATGTCCTTCGACCGCCTGAATTCTCCCGTCGTCATCCACCAACAAGCCGCCCCGTTCATAGGAGACACCTTGCCCGTCCCACAGTCTGGCATTGACCAATGCCCACATGGTTAGAGCCTCCCCGCGTGTAACGTCAATACCGGCCGAATGGCTCCAACCACGGTGCCGCTATGGTTCGTGATGACCGGATGCAGCACATCGGCCAATTTCTCTTCCATTTCCGGCGTTAATTCATCCAGTTGCCGGAGAATCTCCGCCACCACCGGGCCCATCACCCGGCTGTTGCCGTCTTCCAGTTTCACCGCGATCCCGAGTCCCCGCTCCGGAATGCCTAAGCAAAATACGGCCTCGGCTCCCCCTTTGGCCACAAACCGATAGTCGGTGGCTTCCGCCAACGTCACTTCCAAACGGCCCGTACCCGAGACCAGTTCCGGATGATGCCGCATCGCCTCCGCGATCATCCAGGCAGCGCCCGCCGTTCCCACGTCGAGTCCCCGCGGATCGACAAGGCGGGCATAAGCCAAAGCCATGCGGCTTAACGGTAGATAAAACGTCGGCACTCCACACCCGTCAATCCCGGTGGCCAAATCATCCGGCCGCATACGGGTCATTGTCAGCACGGCCTGGCGGATGTGTTGCTGAACCGGGTGATCCGGTAGATGGTATCCGCTGCGCGGCGCATTCAAAAGGGTCGCCAACATCAGCATGCCCGTGTGCTTGCCGCTGCAGTTATTGTGCAATACCGTCGGTGCCTGGTGTTGACGGATCAGTTCCCAGGCGGTGTCCCGATGGCTCGGGGGATGAATCCCGCAGATGAGCTCATCTGGGCTCGCCCCCAACCGTTCCAGAAGATCCGTGACCAGCGCCAAGTGTTGGGCTTCGCCGCCGTGTGAGGCACA contains:
- a CDS encoding secreted repeat of unknown function (PFAM: Secreted repeat of unknown function~KEGG: cai:Caci_2165 secreted repeat of unknown function~SPTR: Putative uncharacterized protein) codes for the protein MPIPKWTVSMLFLAVVTMTGCGSATPRATASSAAKSEPLVEVATVTVSGKPETILVNRAGDTLYYFVSDQPDRQACTGACQALWLPLKASAAPAAVAGVPGHFSLFRGQVEYNGHLLYTYRGDFGPHELHGQGVQGLWFVATPSLPPLAGSSGSGW
- a CDS encoding thiamine-phosphate kinase (PFAM: AIR synthase related protein, N-terminal domain; AIR synthase related protein, C-terminal domain~TIGRFAM: thiamine-monophosphate kinase~COGs: COG0611 Thiamine monophosphate kinase~InterPro IPR000728:IPR010918:IPR006283~KEGG: dal:Dalk_0686 thiamine-monophosphate kinase~PFAM: AIR synthase related protein; AIR synthase related protein, C-terminal~PRIAM: Thiamine-phosphate kinase~SPTR: Thiamine-monophosphate kinase;~TIGRFAM: Thiamine-monophosphate kinase) — translated: MLIREVGERGLIAMIHRMQPTPAPGFVGIGDDAAVVPGDPAGWLISQDMLVEEIHFRWDWSTPEQVGAKAAAVNLSDIAAMGGIPAAVLTSLALPANLRVEVVEDLIRGLTRTLDRYGAYIIGGDTVGSPDRLVLDVTILGRPGASGPIRRMGARPGDHLLVSGRLGASYAGYQLLSHGGHWPGNNITERSVLVAHLTPTPRVELGQAVAPFVHAMTDISDGLEAEVEELTRFGGIGAEIQIDRLPIDQATREVARIYGVSVEEFALYGGEDYELLMAVPGSRLPNVLEAANHVGVPVTDIGRVTDEPGIRWQLGGEEVEWDGRRAFDHFNR
- a CDS encoding L-aspartate 1-decarboxylase (PFAM: Aspartate decarboxylase~TIGRFAM: L-aspartate-alpha-decarboxylase~COGs: COG0853 Aspartate 1-decarboxylase~HAMAP: Aspartate decarboxylase~InterPro IPR003190~KEGG: nla:NLA_11190 aspartate 1-decarboxylase~PFAM: Aspartate decarboxylase~PRIAM: Aspartate 1-decarboxylase~SPTR: Aspartate 1-decarboxylase;~TIGRFAM: Aspartate decarboxylase), with translation MYYRMLAAKIHRARVTEADLNYVGSVTIDRDLLDASGLMPYEMVQISNLATGALWHTYIIEGPRGRGDICLNGPPARLFHPDDRVIIIGYRQVSAEELDRYYPKLVFVDDNNRVTDVLTIEPPFTLYPDPAGGP
- a CDS encoding alpha/beta hydrolase fold protein (PFAM: alpha/beta hydrolase fold~COGs: COG0596 hydrolase or acyltransferase (alpha/beta hydrolase superfamily)~InterPro IPR000073~KEGG: dsy:DSY2637 hypothetical protein~PFAM: Alpha/beta hydrolase fold-1~SPTR: Putative uncharacterized protein), whose protein sequence is MTFQRMSHEWRGYRLSWWEAGSGSRRIVLLHGGGGTGKAWAHQLTYLSQLGYHVIAPDMPGFGQSDWLEGVTRVDQLGPALADWFFDQGWTSFVLGGNSMGGRVALSLASHHPEPVEGLIILDSVGVRLPDVPILNPLSLPPQQFMSGLVHDPSRYKTATPYRTLEDAQELNRGRQSFARYLGEEGITADPTLDLSRLTMPSLLIWGRHDRIVPLAYGQALRQALPDAELLVIEDCGHLPHIETPELTNQAIHDFLTRRIWPH